DNA sequence from the Prolixibacter sp. SD074 genome:
TGAAAAATTGCGTCATAAACCGGATAAAGAAATTCAGTTTCGACGATCGACCCCCCACATTAATTTGGTTCGTAATGTTCCGTAAAAACTGTGATTGAAAAGTTTGAGAATTCTAATACCAAAATCGGCTTTACGTAATCGAATTTCCTTCCCCGATTCACATACTACTGAACGGGAATCAAGTGTGGTCATAAAACGGCCACCCCGCCCCTCAACGGTCAATGTAATTTGTTGGTAATCGGGAATGACTACCGGCCGGATATTCAGGTTATGCGGCGCAATCGGACTAATGATAAAATTCGAAGCGACCGGCGGTATCACCGGCCCTCCCACACTTAGCGAGTAAGCAGTTGAACCGGTTGGTGTCGATACGATTAATCCGTCGGCCCAATAGGAATTTAAAAACTCGTCGCCCACCTGCGTATGAACTGTTATCATTTGCGAAGTATCTCTCTTATGCACTGTAAATTCATTCAGCGCATACGGGAAATCAGCTAAAGTACCATTATCGTCTTCCAGCTTTATCAAAGAACGCGTTTGCAGGCGATAGCGTCCCGCGAACAGGTCGTCAAGGGCATCCTCCAGTTCCGCCTGGGCAATGTCGGCCAAAAATCCCAGCCTTCCACTGTTAATCCCGACCATCGGAATTCCGGAATCACGAACGAACGAAACCCCCTCCAGAAAAGTTCCATCTCCACCGATACTGAAAAAGAAATCTACGTCCTTCAGTTCTTCCGGCTTAGAGAAATTTCCCGGCACAGCCGGATTGCACTTAACCTCTTTACAGAGATAATCGGCGAAAGGCTGATAGATTACCACATCTACATGGTGTAGATGCAGAATGTCAAACAAACGTTTCAGACTATCGTAAAAAACCGGGTTAATTGTTCTACCGAATATGGCTATTCTCATGAATTGCAGGCATTTTCAAGTATTCAGATAACGCATAAACTGATCGAAGCGATCATCATACAGATTATTTATGCGTGAATCATCCATGTATGTGGCCTTAATATTGTAATCGTAACGGGTGAATGTTTGTATGACACCCGACAAATCCATTTTGTTCAATTTGATGGTCACATCCAACTCCTTGCTCGATTCGGATGGACGGCTTACATAGAAACTAAGTATCTTGGCGTCATTACTTTCCACAATCTGGGCAATTTGTGAAAGCGAGTAATCAGTTTTACACAGTTCAAGGACGATAATTCCTCCCGGCTCGTTTACAGCCACCAAATCCGATAGCTTCCGGTTCACTTCCCTTTGTGAAATAGCTCCCAGATACGAGTGATCCATATCGAGTACCGGAACTACTGTTACACCGCATTGCGAAGCAATACCAACCACTTCAAAAATATGCTGATTTCGGTGCACGTGTGGCTGTGGAAAATTTATACCATATTGCTCAATCTGTTCCTCAAAATTGTCGGCATTGTAAATATCCTGATCGGATATAATGCCAAAATATTCCGCACCATTCACTACCGGAAGATGATTCACATGAAACACCTCCATTAAATTCAGAGCTTTAAGTCCTGTTTCTTCAAGACTTACTGTTGGAATACTATCGGATATGAGTTCGCTGGCAGTCACAATATGATATATTTATTTATTCATTTGCAATCTAAATTGTAAATTGCGCATTCAATCAATACGTGATAAATGATGACACGCTTAAGTGTAAATATAAATAAAATAGCAACACTACGAAATTCGCGGGGAGGCAATATTCCTAACGTTTTGGAGGCTGCCATGAACTGTGAAAAATTTGGAGCTGAAGGAGTTACCGTACACCCCCGTCCGGATGAAAGGCATATCCGCTACAGCGATATTCGGGAGATTAGGCCACTGATTACCACGGAGTTTAACATCGAAGGGTATCCTTCTCCAAAATTTATGGATTTGGTGCTGGAAGTAAAACCTCACCAGGTAACACTTGTCCCCGATGATCCC
Encoded proteins:
- a CDS encoding CBS domain-containing protein, giving the protein MTASELISDSIPTVSLEETGLKALNLMEVFHVNHLPVVNGAEYFGIISDQDIYNADNFEEQIEQYGINFPQPHVHRNQHIFEVVGIASQCGVTVVPVLDMDHSYLGAISQREVNRKLSDLVAVNEPGGIIVLELCKTDYSLSQIAQIVESNDAKILSFYVSRPSESSKELDVTIKLNKMDLSGVIQTFTRYDYNIKATYMDDSRINNLYDDRFDQFMRYLNT
- a CDS encoding NAD kinase, which produces MRIAIFGRTINPVFYDSLKRLFDILHLHHVDVVIYQPFADYLCKEVKCNPAVPGNFSKPEELKDVDFFFSIGGDGTFLEGVSFVRDSGIPMVGINSGRLGFLADIAQAELEDALDDLFAGRYRLQTRSLIKLEDDNGTLADFPYALNEFTVHKRDTSQMITVHTQVGDEFLNSYWADGLIVSTPTGSTAYSLSVGGPVIPPVASNFIISPIAPHNLNIRPVVIPDYQQITLTVEGRGGRFMTTLDSRSVVCESGKEIRLRKADFGIRILKLFNHSFYGTLRTKLMWGVDRRN